TGAATTACAGAATCAATATAGAATGAACGACAAAGATTTTACAAGAAATAGAAAATTAAAATTCCCGAAAATACTTCTCTTTTTAATGAATAGAATTACCAAGACACTATCTATTGAAATTGATAATATCATTGGTGTATTTAACAAAGACAAAAAACTTAAAACAGATGATCATTTTACCAAGAGTGCATTTGTTCAAAGCAGAAAAAAGATTGATTACAAGGTGTTTGATGTTTTATCAAAGAAACTTACTGATGAATTTTATACTGATAATACTTATAAGAAATGGCATAAGTTTAGAGTCCTTGCAGTAGATGGATCGCTTCTAACTCTACCCAATACCAAAGAGTTAATGGAAGTCTTTGGATCTAATCAACCACATACAAAAGAACCTATTATTCAGGGAAGAGTTTCTTTATTATATGATGTATTAAATGGATTTGTTATTGATTCAACACTTCAGCCACTTTCTAGAACAGAACGAGATTTAGCGATTGATCATATAAAGCATGCAACTCCTGGTGATCTTATTTTATATGACAGAGGCTATCCTTCTTTTGATATGATGTATCAACATAAGAAAAGGGATATTGACTTTCTTTTTCGAGTTCAAACGAACTTTAATAAAGAAACAAAAGAGTTTTTGAATAGTACGGATAAAACAAAGTTGATTGAATTATCTCCAAGTATAACATGTTTAAAAGAAAAAGGTTACACTGGTGATGAAACTATCATTGTACGCATGAATAAAGTTGTGTTGCCAAATGGCACTGTTGAAATTCTTATAAGTTCTCTTCTTGATAAAGATGAGTATAGAAATAACATATTTAAAGACCTGTATTTCAAGAGATGGAATGTGGAGATTTTTTATAATGAATTGAAGAATAAACTGAAGGTTGGAAACTTTTCAGGGAACTCAGAACAAGTGATATTACAAGATTTTTATTCCACCATTTTTGTTAGCAATATCCAAACCTTATTAATCGAAGAGATTAATGATGAATTAAAAGAACAGAAAGGGACTAAAAAATACAATTACAAAGTAAACAATAATGTATCCTATGGAATCTTGAAGAATAGAATCATTGAGATATTCTTTACAGAACAAGAAATGTCCAAAACGATATTTCAGATTAAAGAACTATTAAAAAAACACACAATTCCTATACGACCGAATAGAAAAAATGAGCGAGACACTAGAAAATTTGATAACAGAAAACGTCCAAAAACACTTACGAATCAAAGAGATGCAATATAATTAAAGCTTAACTTAATGACATTGAGCTCCTGCTTCCGTTAGTTACATCAGTATATTGAATAAGATATATATTGCACGAGGTCACGTGCAATCACGAAGCAGGAGCTTCGAGGTTCCCAGGTGCTGTGGCAACATTTCGACGAAACAACAATGATGTAACAACATATTGATGCTTCAACTCCTGGGAGATAGGAAGCTCCTGCTTCCGTTAGTTACATCAGTATATTGAATAAGATATATATTGCACGAGGTCACGTGCAATCACGAAGCGGGAGCTTTGAGATTCCTAGGTGTTGTGGCAACAATCGTGAACGTCAACCAATACGAACACTAGGGTAAAACATTGGACAGACATATCATGGCAAACACTTGGAACTGTCCAAAATATACGACAAAGACACCAAGATTATTGCCACAGATTGGAAGGGATTAACACATATTTTTTTTAATACGAATTGCATCTACTGTAGAGACAACGGCACGACCTTGTATCATATCACACAATAATGTGCCCAATATTGCGATGTCAGAACCATACAACATATTGACACACCATGGTAAACACATGTGTTTGCCCTCATTGGGCACGATAGAATGAATTGTAATGGAATAAGAAGAGTACCATATAACGAGGATGTTACACCCTGTTAATCTACAAAAAGAACGACCACCTCCGAGAAAGGTAAAATAAATATAGATGGAAATCGAACTATTATTAAAGAAGAAGAAAGGCTATAACCTCACTTTAGGAAGCAATGGCATTAAGCATACTTGATCGAGATAGATACCTCTCACACTGAACCTTACGATCGTAGCCCAACATAATCCCTAACATAAAATCCTCTTCAGCACTCAACTCATTCAAGGGTCTTATACAGATCTTTTTCACAATCTCCACACACTCTTTGGCTCCAAAAAAGATATTGCATTTGGTCGCTGTCACGTGTTGTATA
The Prolixibacteraceae bacterium DNA segment above includes these coding regions:
- a CDS encoding IS4 family transposase; this encodes MQYIYSNELQNQYRMNDKDFTRNRKLKFPKILLFLMNRITKTLSIEIDNIIGVFNKDKKLKTDDHFTKSAFVQSRKKIDYKVFDVLSKKLTDEFYTDNTYKKWHKFRVLAVDGSLLTLPNTKELMEVFGSNQPHTKEPIIQGRVSLLYDVLNGFVIDSTLQPLSRTERDLAIDHIKHATPGDLILYDRGYPSFDMMYQHKKRDIDFLFRVQTNFNKETKEFLNSTDKTKLIELSPSITCLKEKGYTGDETIIVRMNKVVLPNGTVEILISSLLDKDEYRNNIFKDLYFKRWNVEIFYNELKNKLKVGNFSGNSEQVILQDFYSTIFVSNIQTLLIEEINDELKEQKGTKKYNYKVNNNVSYGILKNRIIEIFFTEQEMSKTIFQIKELLKKHTIPIRPNRKNERDTRKFDNRKRPKTLTNQRDAI
- a CDS encoding DUF2023 family protein; this encodes MKVFVHHVYEYKKGLRNLVLHTMSTSMVSQAVARLQKGEIDFYIQHVTATKCNIFFGAKECVEIVKKICIRPLNELSAEEDFMLGIMLGYDRKVQCERYLSRSSMLNAIAS